The window GAGCGATCTCATAGAACGCCAGCGGATTGTTGTACGTCCTTTCCTCAGGGATCTCGGACATCTTATAGGCGCGCGCGTATGCCGCCCGCCCGTCGTTTGCCCCGAGGCCGGAGCGGTCAAAATACAGTTTGCTCCCTGGCAGCAGAACAAGGCCTGTCACGATACCGTCTTTATGGAGAACGATAAGCCCCTTGCCCGGATAATACCAGCCGTAAGCAAAAGTATCATCGCCTGCACGGCAAATATTTTCCCTGCTCAATTCCTGCCCCGCACCGAGCCTTTCCCGCACGGCGCGCGTGCGCATACCGAGGCGAACGCCCTCGACGGATTCGGAGCAAGCAGGATTCAGCGTACGCTGCAGCGCTTCCCCATCGTTCAGTCGGATGTAGTCCCCCGGCCCGCCGAAAAGTAGCCAACCAATACGCAGCGTGCGCGTGCCGGCCGCCTCTCGAATGCTGAAGTCCAGAGAGCCGCTGCCGGGTCCGTTTGCCAGTCGATCGCCGCCGACAACCTCGCAGCCGTTGATCGTATTGCCCTCAATCGTGAGCACCACACGCCCCTCTTCATCGTACCATGTGCCTGCCAGACGCTCCAAAATTCGATGGACTGAATCCGGCGAAATTCCCATCGCTGCCTCGCTCTGCCCCGAAACGAGCAGCACGAGTGCGCATAAAATAAACAAAGCAAATCGTTTCATCTCGCACCTCCATAAAAACAAAAATGCATCCATTCAGAAGCTTCGCTTCATGAATGGATGCGTTTTTTCGAACATTCACTTGCGATGCAAAGGATGTCCCCAAAGTTCTCCGTAAATCCTCATATCAACCGAATGCACCGCAGTCTGCCCCATATCTTCCTTACATTTATATCCAATCATGAAACACATATAGGCATTCCTTGATGTACTCAAAGAATCCGTCTCATGTCTGTACGGCAGAATTGAGACTAAACATATTCCTTTACGCGCTTCAAATCCGTAAGCAGAAGCGGATTATCTTGCCGCATGCGGTCTACAAGCATTTTTCCTCTTGCAACCGTCGGTTCTTCACACAGCCAGTCAAGCTCCTTTTGCGTAACGCCCACCATTTGCAGGAACTCCACCCTGCCATGCACGGTATCCATCCCACCCAACTGCGGATCGGGAGCCATGATAATCCCCACCAATTTCGTATCCGACTCCAATCGTATTGGTGAGTTCGCAGGCATGAAATGATACGCCTCGAAGTAATTTCCTGTATCGTATACATATCTGGCAATATTCTGCATCAAGTTGATCACCCAGCGCGGCTCATTATGTGCCATGCTTCCATCCTTATTTTCCGCATCTTTATCATCTACAAAAGGCACGATGCGCATGGTAAATTCGCATCCCCAACCGCTGAATTCCTTGTTCGTACTATCGGGATCATAATACAAATCCGACATACCGTAGCTTACAACATGACGATGAAATTCCTGCTCACTGTTGTCATATATACTGATTCCATCAAGCGGATCCTTGCCGCCCAACATAAATTTGATGATCGTACCGTAATGCCTTGCCTCTGTATTCGGGTAGATCTTTTTCAAAGCAGCATCAATCGCATCCCAGCCCGGCGCCGCATCATCCGCACCGTCATACCTCTCGACATACTCCTTTTTATTGGGCAAAATCTTTTCCTCCTTCCTATCGTCTTCACTCGATTCATCCACGATGCCATCATCATTTTCCTGATCTTTGTTGTTTTCCTTACTGTTAAGGCAATACCGATAAATTCAACCGCCCATCTTCAATCTTCTTTCCATATGATATCATGATATATAGTATTGTTCAACAGAATTTCAATAATATTCAGACGATATTCTCATAAAAATACAACTGGGCTTCCTCTCATCTTTGCTTTATAATAATTAGAGAACATTGCGTCAAAATATCTGAAAATTCCACTATACGAAAGGAAGCATCTCCATGCAATACACAGCACATTACAATTCGCCATTCGGCTCCATGACCCTCGCCAGCGACGGCACGGCGCTCGTCGGCCTTTGGTTCGACGGGCAGAAATACTTCGCCGCTACGCTCGAAGAGGAGCACAAACAAAAAAGCCTCCCCGTATTTCAGGAGACATGCCGCTGGCTCGACCTCTACTTCAGCGGAAAGAAACCCGACTTTCTGCCGTCGCTCGCACCGAAAGCCACGCCGTTTCGTCAAAAAGTCTGGGATGTCCTGCTCTCAATCCCCTATGGCGAAACGATCACCTACGGCGAAATCGCCCGCCGCATCGGCATGGAAAAAGCAGCCCACGCCGTCGGCGGCGCCGTCGCGCACAACCCCATCTCAGTCATCGTCCCCTGCCACCGCGTCGTCGGCACGAGCGGCAGTCTCACAGGCTACGCCGACGGCATCGACAAGAAGGTGCAACTCTTGACGCTCGAAGGCGTAGATATGACGCAGTTCTTTATGCCGTAAAAAAGCCTCTCATCAAAAGATGACGGGAGGCTCGTTGAATCCTACTCGTTTTCATCACTCGAACTCAATTCTTATATTTTAGCTGCTCTTGTGAAGCCTTATATTTCAAGGCTTCCCGTTCTCCCCATTCCTCTCATTCTCCTTATTATGCGCCTTTTTGAGATTTTTGGGGGTTATACGGGGGGCACGCTTCCGTCCGCTCTTATCGTTCTGCACCTTGTTCACTCTCATGCTTAACGCCCATAACACGCCCTTTCTTCCGAACAAGCACTCCTGTTGTCTTGCCTGTTTCTTTCTCCAAAACCCGTTTCAATGCCGGTAGTAAAATTTTTTGATACCGTAGCTCAAGACTGCGTTTGAGATACGTTTTATAAACCTCAGAAATCACCGGCGTCGTTTCTATAATTTTAGAAATATCTCCCTGTTGTTTTTCTATCTTAGGCACAATACGAAGAATCGCTTCCTGCAAATCTTTATGGGGATTTTTCAGATATTCGGAAAAAAGAATCCTCTTGCGATCCTCCCGATAACACGAATAGACATTGAATTCCTCTCGTTTGAATTCCTGCCCTCCATTCAATCGCTGCTGCATGAGTTCTTCAGGCAGCAACGCCGACAAAGATGAACCACAATCATAGATGGGTGCAAACGAAAGCTCATTTTCAGCATTCAACACGCCACCCCAATTATCCATATTTCGATCTCGGTTATTGATATACCCATCAACAATGAACATATCCCAAAACTTTCTTTTAAATTCTTCCTTGTCAACAATTTGCTTTGTTTGCTCAATGACCATCATCACATTATCCACGTTAGCCTGCGTTCGCAAACTGTCGCTTTCCACCTCCTGTAAAACAAGCTTGTGGAACTCAATCAATTTCTTTCCGTCTTGCGTGAAATCCTCGCAGGCAACAACAATCTTCTCTTCTCCATTCGGCATTTTATAGGTTGCCAGAAAAGTATTTTGCGTTTCAAACCCCAATGTCTTGAATATCTTGCAGCCGATATCCTCAGAGAATTGATTGTTCATGTAGCTCAAAGAATTATGAAGCTCTCTCACTGGATCAGGAAATTTCACCATGTATATCCGATGATCATAAAGAATTCTCTTCTTTTTCTCTGATCCTCCAAACGTGTTGATGATCTCCTGGCAATGCGTCAAATCAATCATGGACAAGCCCCCAAAAAAAGCGTTGGATTTCCTGCCCCTTGATCGGATCGATCTCACGGAATTTGACAGCTTCCTTCACGCTCCAATGAACGTCAGCCACCGCTCCATATAAAGAAAGCTGATTGTCCTGCTCGGCCAACTCATAAGCGCGATTCATATCATACCGCAAACCCGCTTCATAGTCATCCGGATTGTATCTTCGCTCAACTTTCATCTTCTGCTGCCCTCCCCGTATTTAATTGTCGCCCAAACAAAATTCCTTTCCTCGCACATACTTTGCGGCTTTTTGACAATCATTCGAACTCGCCAAGTGGAAACTCAATCTAAACTTTTTGTATAGACCATTTGATTCCATTTGGCTTTATTTGATACCAGTTATCCAAATCCTATGGGGCACCCGACTTTTTGCTATCAAAAGGCCATCAGGGAATGCTATCAATAAAAATAATCAGAGGTGGGTGATATGGATAATTCCTGTCGATACCAATGCTAGCGGAAGATAAAACCAGAGTTCGGTTTTTGAAAAAACGCAACTACAAAAGGTACAGGTTGAGTCAGTAAATTCCTTAGACGATGCTTTCATTGAAAAGTCTATTTTATCATCTGGCAACAATCTTACTTTGTCATACAAAGCTCGGTAGAGGCGTTCTTGTAGTAAATAATAGGAATCTAACCCCCAAAACACAATTATGGGTATATATGCCACAAGAAAGTACAGTTTGTCTGTGTCTTTTCCAGCCAAAGCAAAGATTCCTGCTACAAGCGTAACTGCCCACCCCTTTAATGCAAAGGAATTAGAAGCCATACGATTAATTACACTTTGAATCATTTCTAAGTGGCTTAACTTTTTGCCCATAAAGCAACTCCTGTTCACTTACTTGTCATGAATCTTCGCAGCTTTTTCAATCCACGTTCCCATATTATCATATCCATTATCTGCAACATAATCGTAGATGCCATCAGCAATGCGATCAAAGTACGCTGGAGAATTATCGTTATAATATCCTATTACCTCGTGAGTATTACTTCTAAAGGATGTAGATAAAGTATGCATATCCTTAATAGCATTTATATGTACGCCTATTACAGCATTGCCCCTTTGCAAGCTTTTACAAATTTCATATTGCACAAAAGGACGTTTCAAAGTTTCGGTTCCAATCAGGACTACTGTTACAGAGGTTCCTTTAAGTTGCTTATCAATCCACTTATGAACAGCCGTATCTCCCTGTCTCTTAATTTGCTCAAAATCTGCCTTATCAATGAAGCCAACAGCTTCTTTACCCTGAGTAACCCAACTATTGCGGACAACCATTGAACGATTAATGTCGTTATCGTAATGAAAACTAAAAAACACTCTACGCGCCACAGATATTCTCCTTTCTATTTATCTTGTTGAAAACCAGTGTGCCAATGTCTGGTAGTTCAACTTTCCATTTTCTGGTGTTACTGTGTAATATCCTTTTTGAATATAAGTACCATTATCATATTTGTCGTTGCCATCTTCATAACAGATATATGGATATAATGACAAATACTCTGCGCCTTTATAAAAACCATCATAACTGCCCTTTGGCTTCAACGGGAACAGTGCGATATGGGCTTTAAATTTTTGAGCATCACCATATCCAAGTTCCCAATTACACCACTTGGAGTCTATTGCAGCATTTGTAGCAAGCAGAATAAATTTGTCACATTTTTTAATTCGATCCTTCAAATTAGCCGCGGTCGCTGCTGTGGTAATTGGGGACATTGAGGTGTCTTGGCTGTCGATATAGGCTTTTACATCGTATTGCTCTTGCAAAAAACCAAGTACGCCTTTAAGTTCTTGGAGGTCATCATGCTTATGTGAAATAAAAACGGTGGTCTTTCTCTTTCTAGTGTATAGTGCGCATTCGTTAATATTTGACATTGCTTCATTTAAACGAACATCCGCATACGCTTGAAACGAGCCTTGCTCAATCAACTTTTCCATCTTTGCATCCTCTTTATCATCTTGGTTCTAAAAACTTATCTCCGTTCAAATTCATCTTTTCCCTCGCACATATCGCGAAAGCGTCGAGACGCTCAGGTTCGTTACAGCAGCCACATCCTTATAGGAACGTCCTTCGCGCAGCAGGGCAAGCGCATGTTCCTTCCTCGCCCTATCGATCGGAGGCCTGCCCTCACGAAACCCCTGTTTCGTCCTGGCAATCGACTTGCCTTCCTGCATACGTTCCAGAATCATGCTCCGCTCAAGCTCGGCCACCGCAAGAAGCGTCGTAATAAAGAACTTGCCCATGGGCGTCTGGTCGAGCAATCCTACATTTAAGACATTGACTTTCACGCCTCGCTCAATCAGAGAACGGATCACATGGATTCCCTCCTCCACGTTGCGGGCAAGGCGATCCAGCTTTGTCACAATCAAAACGTCGCCCGCTTCCATGCGGCCAAGCAGACCTTGAAGCTTCGGCCGCTCCATGGATGCTCCGGAAAACTGCTCCACCGTAACCGAAGAGGCTCCATTTTCTCTCAGGCGTTGCTCCTGTTCCTCCAAGGAATTTCCATGAGCCTTCTGCCCCTTTGTCGATACTCGAGCATAGCCCCAAACCGTCATTTCAATCCCCCGTTTTGACCAAAAGTTTTGATTATCCTTTCCCTCTGATTCTACCATAAAAGTTTAAACCGGTCAAAACTCTTAGGTTTTGACCGGTTTAGGTGTCCATCATGGACACCTTTCAACATGACGGGTTCTTCCGCTTCATTCCCTCCCCTTGCTCTTGTCCTCGTCCGTTCTTCCTTTCAACAAGACTTTCCGCTTCGGGTACTTCTCCTTCGGCATCTCCTTTATGGTTTCTCTCATGAGCCCTGCCATGAAACGACTGTCAACTGCGCCCAGGATAGCTCTTGCCATGAGCTTTTCTCGATCGACATTTGCCATGTCCAACTCATAGCCGGCATTCTTCGCCACTTGGTAGATCAACATGTGCTGCGTCCTGCCGTTTCCCTCTCGGAACGGATGCAGCATGTTCAGATCGCAATAGAGATCGGCGGCCTTTTTGCAAAACCTCTCAGCATCGAGTCCCTGTAGATTGTTGTCCTTTTTCAGTCGTTTGAAGATGTCCGCGCCCTGTTCTTCAAGATATGGGCAATGGCAGAATACAGTACCCTTTTTTGCAATGTCCACGGTACGGAATTTCCCGGCCCAATCGTAGACATCCTGAAACAGCTCGTAATGGATTTTCTTCAACGTACTCAAATCGAACTCTCGAAAGGTTTGCTTCTTCAAGTCAATATATCGCGTCGCCGCAAAATTCTTCTCGTAATCCAAGAGTTCATGTCCATCCTGTATCCCCAGCTTGTTCCGCAGCACCCCGTTGGGTTGAAGATATGGATCCCTTGCACTCATACGATTTCCGCCTCTTTTTTCCCCGCCAGCTTCTCACGGAATATCTCTCTTGCCTCCTCTGTCGTAATCTCGAGATTCGCAATGCGATCGAAAACCGCCAATTCTTCCTCCGTGAATTTGAATCCTTCCAACTCATGCACCTTGATTGCAGAATCCACACTTTTCCGCATTTCTTCCTTAGACACCATATCCATTCCCTCACATTTCATACAGCAGAACTACTTATATCATGTCTTATATTATACCATATATTGCCGAAAAATCGAGTTTAAAGCGTATCTCATGTATATCTCCACAAGAATATCCCTGCATAATACCTTATTTAAAGTTTATATTCTCAGGGCGTTCCCTTCGGGACGGGCGGTCGTGAACAGAGCCAGCTTCGCTGTCTCTGTCCTTCGGGCTTCCATCCCTAACGCAAAACCATTTGAAATGATGGCAAGAGGAATTTGCACCGTTATCTTTCTCGTTCCGCTTCCGCATTGCTTCACAGCGCTTCATGATATTCCACTTCTGTTCCGCAATGCACGCTCCACGAAAAACATCACGAGAGCGTGCAAATCCCTCTTGTCTTGAACAACAACGCCGCAGGCACAAGCCAAGAACTAAAGTTCATGGCCTATGCCCGCGGCTTGCTTACCACCACCCCAACCACCACCGCAGGAGGCTTCGTCCCCTGCACCCCTTTCATCGGTCTCGCCGACAAGGCAGGAGGGGGAAGGAGCACCCTTTATATGCAAAAATCCCTTGCAGCACATAATACTTTTTCGGTTTGAAAGACAAAATATCTTTTTCGCGCTGCACGACTAGCGCCAGCGTCGGCACTTTCACACGGCCAATCCGATATGTCCCATCATGTCCGGCTTTTCTCGCATTAACCGTATATGCACGCGACAGATTCATGCCGATGAGCCAATCTGCGCGGGCACGGCCAAGCCCGGCTTCATACAGACCATAGAAATCTCTGTTGTCACGCAAGGAAGAAAATGCCCTTTTCAAAGATTCATCATCCTTCGCATTGATCAAAATACGCCGGACTTCACCCTTGTAATGCAGAAAATCCAGAATCTCATCAATCAGAAGCTGCCCTTCCCTGTCGGGATCCCCCGCATGAACAACAACATCGGCCTCTTTGATCAGACCCTTGATTATATCCAGCTGCTCCTTTTTTTGCGGATCGGGCTTCATAAGCCAAGTGCTCGGCAAGATGGGATAGTTGCTCCATACCTTATATTCTTCTCCGTAAAGCTCGGGCGTTGCCATGCCAAGAATATGCCCGAATGCCCATGTAACGGCAATATCCCCTTTCCAAAAACAACCTTTCCCCTTTTCCATACCGCCATCCGGCCAGAGATACGCAGCCACAGCTCTTCCTATATCCGGCTTTTCTGCGATGTAAACGGTCTTTTTCAACATCATCACTCCTTGTTGTTTTATTGTATATATAGTATTATTAAGTAAAAAATAAGTGGCGGTGTATTTTATGGATTTGAAAATATTTTCCACAAAACTAAAATACCTACGAAAAAAAGCAAATCTCACACAAGTGCAGCTGGCAGAAATGCTGCATATTTCTCAGGCACAAATATCGCGGTATGAAACCGGCTTGGATGAACCCTCGGAAGATTGTTTGCAGGCTTTGTCCGCTGCCTTCGAGATCGACGGACAATCTGCTGCTCTGTTCTGGTCATCGCCTCTACCCGACATCCCCAAAGGTTCTTCAGACGGCACTTCAGAAAACTTTGCTCGTCGCCTCCGTGCCATACGGCAATATCACGGCAAATCACAGAAAGACTTTGCTCAATTCCTAGGCATCAGTCAATCCCTCATGTCCGCTTTAGAAATCGGGAAAGCAACGCCGGATCTCGTGCTGATCCAAAAACTCGGCAAAATGGGGTTCGATCTGGAATGGCTGGTCTTTGGCTCACATGCGCGAGACTCCCCAAAAGAAATCCTTGATGATCTGATGCCTAAACGTACCATGCAGCAAATTCAGCAAATACTGAGAAAAATGCCGCCGCAACGTCTTGACTTTATCCGCCAATTCCTAGCGCTTATTCTCACAGACATGAAAAAATAAAAGGTGTTGTGGTCAAGCGTTTTTGTAACACGAGTGTCCAATCAACTTATGTCGAATACCTCGCTTCGAATGGCGTACGATAGCCGTTATAAGAATGCGGTCGTACATGGTTGTATGTGGTATAAGCAATCCACTGCGCGATAGAGAGATTCCTCATCTCGATACTCATGAAGATAAATTTCTTCGTTCTTCAGCGTATTGAAATAGCGCTCCATAGGGGCATTATCAATCGTACAGTTATATCGAACATCGCCTCCATGGAGAAATAAATAGGTGAAATCTGTCGCCCATTTTTGATTGATTTGTGGTGCTGTAAAATCTTGCTTGAGCAGATTTTCGAACTTCTTATGTTGCGTGCCCCCTTGATATCTCGGAGCTTTTCGTCGCACAATGGAGCGCAGCCCCAGTTCCGTATTCATATACTTATGAACCGTGAGGCAGAAAGATCGATGCCCTTGCGTGCCAAATAAATCCGCATCCTGCGATATCCGACAGATTTTCTTTTCTCGCTTCTGCAAGTTTTTCGCGTAAGCGACGGTTCTCCTTCATAAGCTCCAGATCATTCTGGGCGGTTGGTTTTTTTGAGGCGTTTTGCTGGCATTCTTCGCTGAATTCTTTGCACCATTTGCAGATGCTTACTTTGGAAACTCCATACTCTGCCGTTAGGCTTCGGTATGTGCGTCCCTCGTCGATATGAAGACGGACAATCTGTTGCTTGAATTCTGGTTCATAGTGTTGTTGTGACAAGAATCGAATCTCCTTTCATTCGATGTTTTTCTTTAGACACTTCTGTTACAATTTTAGTTTATCACAACATCTCATGGCAAAAACCGCGGAAAAAAACCTGGCTGAATTAATGTAGCGCCTGGAAGGTGAAAAGCGCAACACGGTCATCTTCTCTGAACGATTGCCCAAGGCTTTAACCCGCCGCATGAAACTCTATGGAAAAGAACGTATAGGCAATCTGAAATTCCGTGTTTTGCAAGGACAATCGTTCGCAATCTTGCCAAATAAAAAAGACGAACAAACGAACATTATATTCGCTGTGCGTCTGGGAGACAATATAAAGGATGGATGCGTCCCTCTTTATGAACTACGAGAAACATCTTCCGAAAGGACAGGGAACTCTCGTCTCGCTGCCTATCGGACAGACAAAAAGATGCCACTATACGATGCAAACAAACCCAAGAAAGCCAAAGAAACAACAATCTCTTCGTCTCCAACACTTGAAGCTGCAAAGAGGCATCAGTATGCAGAAATTCAAAACAAAGTGTCTTCTATCGTGAGCCATCTGACAAAAGCTCAAGAACCTGTCGGAAAACTGCGTGCTCATTGGGAGGAAGAACAGCTGCATGACAAAGCCGTGCAACAAGAAGAAAAAATGTATCGCGGTTGGTCGATGTAACTCATATACTTTATGCTCTAAACTTTGAAATATGATATACTATCACTGCCACGGCCCTCATCAAGCCAATCCGGCTAGGAGGGAGGTTGACACAATGTCATTGATTGATTTCATGGTTTCCCTGCTCATCAGTATCCTTGGGAGCATCCTCGGGACGCTGATCCTGCAGATGCTGGCGCAGTAGAAACCAGCTGCGATGTGGCACCAGCAAGATGCGCCTCATCAGCGCACCAAAAAGCCCCTTCGGGTCATCACTCCCGTCGGGGCTTTTCGGTTGGTTGACGTATGTCATCAACTGATTTCTTTAAGCATTTTATCACTACCGAAAACAGAAGTCAAGATATGAATATGCAGTTCCATGGATGGTCACGATGCAAAACAAAACGCCGCAACTCCTTTCATATCAAGGGTTTGCGGCATTTTTGCAACTACTCGAACTCAATCGTCCCCGGCGGCTTGCCAGTGCAGTCGTAGAGCACGCGGTTGACGCCCTTGACCTCGTTGACGATGCGGCTCGTGACCTTCTGCAGGACGTCCCAAGGGAGAGGCGCACTCTCGGCGGTCATGAAGTCGCTCGTGAGGACGGCTCTGAGCGCGATGGCATGGTCGTACGTCCTGCCGTCGCCCATGACGCCGACGCTTCTCATATTCGTGAGCGCGGCGAAGTATTGGCCGAGGGTCTTGTCGATGCCAGCTCTGGCGATCTCTTCGCGATAGATGGCATCGGCCTCCTGGACGATCTTGACCTTCTCCGCCGTGACCTCGCCGATGATGCGGATGCCGAGGCCGGGGCCAGGGAACGGCTGGCGATTGACGAGATGCTCGGGGATGCCAAGCTCGCGGCCAGCCTTTCGCACCTCATCCTTGAACAAGAGGCGCAGAGGCTCGACGATCTCCTTGAAGTCAACGCAGTCGGGCAATCCGCCGACATTGTGGTGGCTCTTGATGACGGCGGACTTGCCGAGGCCGCTCTCAATGACGTCGGGATAAATCGTCCCCTGCACGAGGAAATCGACCTTGCCGATCTTCTTCGCTTCGGCTTCAAAGACACGGATGAATTCCTCGCCGATGATCTTGCGCTTCTTCTCCGGCTCGGTCACTCCCTTGAGCTTTTCATAGAAACGCGCCTTGGCGTCGACGCGAATAAAGTTCAAGTCATACGGGCCTTCCGCGCCGAACACGGCCTCGACCTCGTCGCCCTCATCCTTTCTGAGAAGGCCGTGATCGACGAAGACGCACGTCAGCTGCTTGCCGATCGCCTTCGAGAGCAAGACCGCCGCCACGGAGGAGTCGACGCCGCCCGAAAGCGCACAGAGCGCCTTGCCCGCGCCGATCTTCTCGCGCAGGGCCTCGACCGTCGTCTTGACGAAGGACGACATCTGCCAATCGCCCTTGCACAGCGCGACGCGGCGCACAAAGTTTTCAAGAATCTTCGTGCCGTATTCCGTGTGCATGACCTCGGGATGGAATTGCACGGCATAGAGCTTTCGTGCCGCATCTTCCATCGCCGCGACGGGGCAGTTCGCGGTCTTTGCCGTCACGCGAAAGCCTTTGGGCGCTTCGGCGATGTAGTCGGTGTGACTCATCCAACAGACGCTCTTTTGCGGTACATCAGCGAAGAGCACGGACGCCCCGTCCGCAACTTGAAGCTCCGTCCTGCCGTACTCGCTGACAGGCGCTGTCTCAACCTTGCCGCCAAGTTTGTGTGCCATGAGCTGCGAACCGTAGCATATACCGAGGACGGGCACGCCAAGGGAGAAAATTTCCTCGCTGTACGTCGCGGAATCCTCCTTATAGACGCTCTCAGGGCCGCCCGTAAAGATAATCGCCTTGGGCGCGAGCGCACGAAGCTTCTCCAGCGGGAGCGTATGCGGATGCACCTCGCAGTAGACGCTGCACTCGCGCACGCGGCGTGCGATCAGTTGGTTGTACTGACCGCCAAAGTCCAGTACGACAATCAATTCATGGCTATCCTTCTGCAAGGCAAATCCTCCTTCAATCCTCTTCCTCTTCGGTGAAGTCAGCGACGGCGGCGCGGCAGACGGCAGTCGAGAAGCCGCGCCGATAAAGATGCTGCAGCATC of the Selenomonas sputigena genome contains:
- a CDS encoding suppressor of fused domain protein translates to MDESSEDDRKEEKILPNKKEYVERYDGADDAAPGWDAIDAALKKIYPNTEARHYGTIIKFMLGGKDPLDGISIYDNSEQEFHRHVVSYGMSDLYYDPDSTNKEFSGWGCEFTMRIVPFVDDKDAENKDGSMAHNEPRWVINLMQNIARYVYDTGNYFEAYHFMPANSPIRLESDTKLVGIIMAPDPQLGGMDTVHGRVEFLQMVGVTQKELDWLCEEPTVARGKMLVDRMRQDNPLLLTDLKRVKEYV
- a CDS encoding methylated-DNA--[protein]-cysteine S-methyltransferase, producing the protein MQYTAHYNSPFGSMTLASDGTALVGLWFDGQKYFAATLEEEHKQKSLPVFQETCRWLDLYFSGKKPDFLPSLAPKATPFRQKVWDVLLSIPYGETITYGEIARRIGMEKAAHAVGGAVAHNPISVIVPCHRVVGTSGSLTGYADGIDKKVQLLTLEGVDMTQFFMP
- a CDS encoding HipA domain-containing protein produces the protein MIDLTHCQEIINTFGGSEKKKRILYDHRIYMVKFPDPVRELHNSLSYMNNQFSEDIGCKIFKTLGFETQNTFLATYKMPNGEEKIVVACEDFTQDGKKLIEFHKLVLQEVESDSLRTQANVDNVMMVIEQTKQIVDKEEFKRKFWDMFIVDGYINNRDRNMDNWGGVLNAENELSFAPIYDCGSSLSALLPEELMQQRLNGGQEFKREEFNVYSCYREDRKRILFSEYLKNPHKDLQEAILRIVPKIEKQQGDISKIIETTPVISEVYKTYLKRSLELRYQKILLPALKRVLEKETGKTTGVLVRKKGRVMGVKHESEQGAER
- a CDS encoding TIR domain-containing protein, which gives rise to MARRVFFSFHYDNDINRSMVVRNSWVTQGKEAVGFIDKADFEQIKRQGDTAVHKWIDKQLKGTSVTVVLIGTETLKRPFVQYEICKSLQRGNAVIGVHINAIKDMHTLSTSFRSNTHEVIGYYNDNSPAYFDRIADGIYDYVADNGYDNMGTWIEKAAKIHDK
- a CDS encoding toll/interleukin-1 receptor domain-containing protein — translated: MEKLIEQGSFQAYADVRLNEAMSNINECALYTRKRKTTVFISHKHDDLQELKGVLGFLQEQYDVKAYIDSQDTSMSPITTAATAANLKDRIKKCDKFILLATNAAIDSKWCNWELGYGDAQKFKAHIALFPLKPKGSYDGFYKGAEYLSLYPYICYEDGNDKYDNGTYIQKGYYTVTPENGKLNYQTLAHWFSTR
- a CDS encoding recombinase family protein, which gives rise to MVESEGKDNQNFWSKRGIEMTVWGYARVSTKGQKAHGNSLEEQEQRLRENGASSVTVEQFSGASMERPKLQGLLGRMEAGDVLIVTKLDRLARNVEEGIHVIRSLIERGVKVNVLNVGLLDQTPMGKFFITTLLAVAELERSMILERMQEGKSIARTKQGFREGRPPIDRARKEHALALLREGRSYKDVAAVTNLSVSTLSRYVRGKR
- a CDS encoding Fic/DOC family protein; protein product: MSTLKKIHYELFQDVYDWAGKFRTVDIAKKGTVFCHCPYLEEQGADIFKRLKKDNNLQGLDAERFCKKAADLYCDLNMLHPFREGNGRTQHMLIYQVAKNAGYELDMANVDREKLMARAILGAVDSRFMAGLMRETIKEMPKEKYPKRKVLLKGRTDEDKSKGRE
- a CDS encoding antitoxin VbhA family protein, with the translated sequence MVSKEEMRKSVDSAIKVHELEGFKFTEEELAVFDRIANLEITTEEAREIFREKLAGKKEAEIV
- a CDS encoding DNA topoisomerase, which encodes MRFAFFRRYFSFVENIFKSIKYTATYFLLNNTIYTIKQQGVMMLKKTVYIAEKPDIGRAVAAYLWPDGGMEKGKGCFWKGDIAVTWAFGHILGMATPELYGEEYKVWSNYPILPSTWLMKPDPQKKEQLDIIKGLIKEADVVVHAGDPDREGQLLIDEILDFLHYKGEVRRILINAKDDESLKRAFSSLRDNRDFYGLYEAGLGRARADWLIGMNLSRAYTVNARKAGHDGTYRIGRVKVPTLALVVQREKDILSFKPKKYYVLQGIFAYKGCSFPLLPCRRDR
- a CDS encoding helix-turn-helix domain-containing protein, translating into MQLAEMLHISQAQISRYETGLDEPSEDCLQALSAAFEIDGQSAALFWSSPLPDIPKGSSDGTSENFARRLRAIRQYHGKSQKDFAQFLGISQSLMSALEIGKATPDLVLIQKLGKMGFDLEWLVFGSHARDSPKEILDDLMPKRTMQQIQQILRKMPPQRLDFIRQFLALILTDMKK
- the guaA gene encoding glutamine-hydrolyzing GMP synthase, whose product is MQKDSHELIVVLDFGGQYNQLIARRVRECSVYCEVHPHTLPLEKLRALAPKAIIFTGGPESVYKEDSATYSEEIFSLGVPVLGICYGSQLMAHKLGGKVETAPVSEYGRTELQVADGASVLFADVPQKSVCWMSHTDYIAEAPKGFRVTAKTANCPVAAMEDAARKLYAVQFHPEVMHTEYGTKILENFVRRVALCKGDWQMSSFVKTTVEALREKIGAGKALCALSGGVDSSVAAVLLSKAIGKQLTCVFVDHGLLRKDEGDEVEAVFGAEGPYDLNFIRVDAKARFYEKLKGVTEPEKKRKIIGEEFIRVFEAEAKKIGKVDFLVQGTIYPDVIESGLGKSAVIKSHHNVGGLPDCVDFKEIVEPLRLLFKDEVRKAGRELGIPEHLVNRQPFPGPGLGIRIIGEVTAEKVKIVQEADAIYREEIARAGIDKTLGQYFAALTNMRSVGVMGDGRTYDHAIALRAVLTSDFMTAESAPLPWDVLQKVTSRIVNEVKGVNRVLYDCTGKPPGTIEFE